TCTAACGTTGTTGTGGATATGATCATTCAGAATTCCAGTGAAGCAGGTAAGACGGACATTTCGTTCACGCTTCCGGAAGCAGATCTGAAGAAGGGGTTGGAGATTTGCCAGCGACTCAAGCAGGATTTGCACGCAGAAGAGATTTCAGGCAGCTCCGATATTGCCAAAGTATCCATAATCGGACTGGGAATGCGCTCTCATTCGGGGGTTGCGGCAAAAATGTTTACCGCACTGGCCAAAGAAGGAATTAATATAGAAATGATCTCCACGTCAGAGATTAAAATATCCTGCGTTATCAGCCAAAAGTACGCCGAGTTGGCAGTCCGCACTCTTCATGATGTGTTCGAGCTGGATAAGGCATCGGCGTGAATCTTTGCACATAAGGGATTTCCTGTAAGCGTTGAGAAGACACGCTGCATTGGGATGGAGGCAAGTGATTGACTCGAATTGAGCTGTACGACACCACACTCAGGGATGGTGCTCAGACTTGGGGAATAACGTTCTCTCTGGACGATAAGATAAGGATTGCTCAGAAGCTCGATGAAATGGGTATCGATCTTATCGAAGGCGGATACCCGGGATCTAATCCGAAGGATCGCAAGTTCTTCAAAGCGGCCAAGGATATCCCCTTCAAGCATTCACGTATCGTAGCTTTCGGAAGTACCTGCAGATCGGATTTAACTCCGGAAAAGGATTCCCAGGTAGCAAGTCTTATTGAGACGGGTACTGAATACGTGACGATTGTGGGCAAGAGCTGGGATCTTCATGTTCGTGAGATTCTGGCAATTCCCCTGGAAAAGAATTTGTCCATGATCGAGGACACCATAGCATTTCTGCTGCCTCACTTTTCCAGGGTCATTTTCGATGCGGAACACTTTTTCGACGGTTTTAAACGGAACAAGGAATACGCAATTCAGACATTGCGTGCCGCTGAAGAAAAAGGAGCAACGGTCCTGGTTCTCTGCGATACGAACGGCGGGTGTCTTCCCTCCGAAATCTCGTCAATCATCACAGAAACGAAGAAACACGTATCCGCGGCCATCGGCATTCACAGCCACAACGATTCGGAAACCGCTGTTGCTAATACTCTAGCTGCTGTGCAAGCCGGGGCTGTTCACGTTCAAGGGACTATCAACGGCATCGGAGAGCGCTGTGGCAATGCCAACCTGATTTCCATCATCCCGGCGTTGGCTGTGAAGATGCAATTACTGGATTTCCCACCGGAAAAGTTGCGGCTCCTGAAACATGTTTCCGAATTCGTGGATGAGATG
The sequence above is a segment of the Desulfomonile tiedjei DSM 6799 genome. Coding sequences within it:
- the cimA gene encoding citramalate synthase; the encoded protein is MTRIELYDTTLRDGAQTWGITFSLDDKIRIAQKLDEMGIDLIEGGYPGSNPKDRKFFKAAKDIPFKHSRIVAFGSTCRSDLTPEKDSQVASLIETGTEYVTIVGKSWDLHVREILAIPLEKNLSMIEDTIAFLLPHFSRVIFDAEHFFDGFKRNKEYAIQTLRAAEEKGATVLVLCDTNGGCLPSEISSIITETKKHVSAAIGIHSHNDSETAVANTLAAVQAGAVHVQGTINGIGERCGNANLISIIPALAVKMQLLDFPPEKLRLLKHVSEFVDEMANRTPLKSQPYVGASAFAHKGGLHTSAVMKSTIAYEHIDPTLVGNNRIFPMSEQAGRAALVQKAAQYGIPLKPEDPRVNEILKTIKDLEARGAHYEVADGSFELLMKRMLGLHKKFFTLHGFHVSNMKRQGDTKTYSDAVVRIVVGDKMEFSAAEGNGPVNALDLAFRKALQLFYPCVTEVMLTDFKVRVLEGTSGTGATVRVLIESTDGDQVWWTAGFSQNVIQASWDALVDSIDYKLQKDLANRGS